From a region of the Defluviitalea raffinosedens genome:
- a CDS encoding anaerobic nitric oxide reductase flavorubredoxin: MFFRITDSVTWVGKRDWELRTFHGEEYSTHRGSTYNSYLVRDEKVALIDTVWSPYDEEFVENLKKEIDLNQIDYIIINHGEVDHSGALLQLMEEIPDKPIYCTKAAVSSLKGQYHKDWNFNVVKTGDKLSLGSKELIFIEARMLHWPDSMFCYLTGDNILFSNDAFGQHFATEQVYNDLVDQCELYQEAIKYYANILTPFSSLVKDKIKEVLSFNLPLNMICTSHGVIWRDNPAQIIEQYLKWAEDYQENQITILYDTMWNNTRKMAEAIKEGILSQDKEVVVKLFNVARTDKNDVITEVFKSKGILVGSSTINNGILSSVAAILEEIRGLAFKNKKAAAFGSYGWGGQSVKIISEGLKGGGFELVNDGLKIMWTPDEEGLKKCEEFGRQFAAAFR, encoded by the coding sequence ATGTTTTTTAGAATTACAGACAGTGTCACATGGGTAGGAAAACGGGATTGGGAATTGCGTACTTTTCATGGCGAAGAATATTCAACCCACAGGGGCTCTACATATAACTCATATCTTGTAAGGGACGAGAAGGTGGCCCTTATTGATACGGTCTGGAGTCCGTATGATGAGGAATTTGTAGAGAATTTAAAAAAGGAAATTGATTTAAACCAAATTGATTACATTATCATTAACCATGGAGAAGTAGACCACAGTGGAGCTTTATTACAACTAATGGAGGAGATTCCTGACAAACCTATTTACTGTACCAAGGCAGCAGTAAGTTCCCTTAAAGGCCAGTACCACAAGGATTGGAATTTTAATGTTGTAAAAACTGGGGACAAGTTAAGTCTGGGCAGTAAAGAACTTATATTTATCGAAGCAAGAATGCTTCATTGGCCGGATTCCATGTTTTGCTATCTTACAGGAGATAATATTCTCTTTAGCAATGATGCTTTTGGTCAGCATTTTGCTACAGAACAGGTATACAATGACTTGGTAGACCAATGCGAGCTGTATCAGGAAGCAATCAAATATTACGCCAATATATTAACGCCCTTTAGTTCGCTTGTAAAAGATAAGATCAAAGAAGTGCTAAGTTTTAATTTGCCTCTCAATATGATTTGTACAAGTCATGGAGTTATATGGCGGGACAATCCTGCTCAAATTATTGAACAGTATTTAAAATGGGCAGAGGATTATCAGGAAAATCAGATAACCATTTTATATGATACTATGTGGAACAATACAAGAAAAATGGCAGAAGCTATAAAGGAGGGAATCCTTTCTCAGGATAAAGAAGTTGTCGTAAAGTTATTTAATGTTGCCCGTACGGATAAAAATGATGTCATCACTGAAGTATTTAAATCAAAAGGCATACTTGTGGGATCTTCCACCATCAACAATGGGATTCTATCTTCTGTTGCTGCGATATTGGAAGAAATACGAGGATTAGCTTTTAAGAACAAAAAGGCAGCAGCTTTTGGAAGTTATGGATGGGGAGGTCAGTCTGTCAAAATCATTTCAGAAGGTTTAAAAGGCGGAGGTTTTGAACTTGTTAATGATGGCCTGAAAATAATGTGGACACCGGATGAAGAAGGCCTTAAAAAATGTGAGGAATTTGGAAGGCAGTTTGCAGCAGCTTTTAGATAA
- a CDS encoding alpha/beta hydrolase, whose protein sequence is MALIHCNFFSEVLKLSTSMYVILPQRTQNQIGMQGTVKKDKHPTLYLLHGLSDDHTIWLRRTSIERYVANLGLAVVMPEVHRSFYTDMVNGYNYWTFISEELPEIARSFFPLSDKREDNFVAGLSMGGYGAFKLALSKPYKFSAAASLSGALDMNVERLLDGPLSLREFNNIFGGIESLRGSENDLFKLVEDVSKLDERPKLYQCCGTEDFLYQENQNFLKKAKEYGLDITYEEGPGAHEWSYWDQQIQRVLEWLPLEKSME, encoded by the coding sequence ATGGCACTGATTCATTGTAATTTTTTTTCAGAAGTCCTGAAGCTTTCTACATCAATGTATGTTATTCTTCCTCAGCGCACCCAAAATCAAATAGGAATGCAGGGAACTGTGAAAAAAGATAAGCATCCCACTTTATATTTACTTCATGGCTTATCTGATGATCATACCATATGGCTAAGAAGAACATCTATTGAAAGATATGTTGCCAATTTAGGCCTGGCTGTAGTGATGCCGGAAGTTCATAGAAGCTTTTATACAGATATGGTGAATGGATACAATTACTGGACATTTATCAGTGAAGAACTGCCTGAAATTGCCCGTTCATTTTTCCCTCTATCGGATAAAAGAGAAGACAATTTTGTTGCAGGCTTATCTATGGGTGGATATGGAGCCTTTAAATTAGCTTTGAGCAAACCGTATAAATTCAGTGCGGCTGCGAGTTTATCAGGGGCATTGGATATGAATGTTGAGCGCCTTTTAGATGGACCTCTTTCCCTTAGAGAATTTAATAATATTTTTGGAGGCATTGAGTCCCTCCGGGGAAGTGAAAATGACTTGTTTAAATTAGTTGAAGATGTAAGTAAACTGGATGAAAGACCTAAGTTGTACCAATGTTGCGGAACCGAAGACTTTTTATACCAGGAAAATCAGAACTTCTTAAAGAAAGCAAAAGAATATGGATTGGATATTACCTATGAAGAAGGACCGGGAGCCCATGAATGGAGCTATTGGGATCAGCAAATTCAAAGGGTACTGGAATGGTTGCCATTAGAAAAAAGCATGGAATAA
- a CDS encoding H-type small acid-soluble spore protein gives MKPERAAQILNSQEQVEVLYQNEPVWIEDINDRNQTAVVRFIGSHHSRTVDLNDLTETGNVVHQH, from the coding sequence ATGAAACCGGAACGTGCAGCTCAAATACTGAATTCTCAGGAACAAGTGGAAGTATTGTATCAAAATGAACCTGTATGGATTGAAGATATTAATGACAGAAATCAGACAGCAGTGGTTAGATTTATAGGTTCTCATCATTCACGAACCGTAGACTTAAACGATTTAACAGAAACAGGCAATGTAGTTCACCAGCATTAA